One region of Dysidea avara chromosome 1, odDysAvar1.4, whole genome shotgun sequence genomic DNA includes:
- the LOC136263613 gene encoding uncharacterized protein, which translates to MAKAFDTEKLKPNGDTQTLCDYVRLIKVWFDDQKVKKSKADRKLKNWQKGWIVITTENIPENSTLKYYKTEEQWLTSSKSKNIICEPLNDMIFLRKINLPGRPYILALVFSSHSLWLSFKSYTSMTMWMEKLSHITKRYLVQLVKSTNEAIKPATYLLQVHSDKINGYRTAHNDLEDVAWSWDIYAFYAYRVHKRFITEVEIIIGSDSDLDGHFHFIGPELECLCKRIVDSATSQDSIEPCQKDTLLHSNQDAMNTIGSHLSIDSNPCYMAPSRSPSPFYSCSDSDDGYVNDDDDADLTLLKKVVPFFKENEYIESRSSYLEHDYEYMDSEDDEYDDDIYT; encoded by the exons ATGGccaaagcatttgatacagAAAAACTCAAGCCTAATGGAGATACCCAAACTTTGTGCGACTACGTGAGACTTATCAAAGTTTGGTTTGACGATCAAAAAGTAAAGAAATCTAAAGCAGACAGGAAGCTGAAG AATTGGCAAAAAGGATGGATAGTTATAACAACTGAAAACATTCCAGAAAATTCTACACTGAAATACTACAAAACTGAGGAACAATGGCTGACTTCATCAAAAAGCAAAAACATCATTTGTGAGCCACTAAATGACATGATATTTTTAAGGAAAATTAATCTACCTGGGAGACCTTACATCTTAGCTCTAGTATTCTCATCACATTCACTTTGGCTATCCTTTAAGTCATATACCAGTATGACAATGTGGATGGAAAAATTATCACATATAACAA AGCGTTATTTGGTGCAGCTGGTTAAGAGCACCAACGAAGCAATCAAGCCAGCTACATATTTGTTACAAGTTCATTCAGACAAGATCAATGGATACAGAACTGCTCATAATGATTTAGAAGATGTTGCTTGGAGTTGGGATATATATGCATTTTATGCTTACCGAGTGCACAAACGGTTTATAACAGAAGTTGAGATCATTATTGGAAG TGATTCTGACCTGGATGGACATTTCCATTTTATTGGCCCAGAATTAGAGTGTCTTTGCAAGCGCATAGTGGATAGTGCTACTAGTCAAGACAGTATTGAGCCATGTCAAAAAG ATACATTACTTCACTCGAATCAGGATGCAATGAATACAATAGGAAGCCACCTTTCAATAGACTCCAATCCATGTTATATGGCACCGTCACGTTCACCTAGTCCATTCTACAGTTGTTCAGATTCTGATGATGGCTAcgttaatgatgatgatgatgcagaTCTAACACTTTTGAAGAAAGTGGTGCCGTTCTTCAAAGAAAATGAGTATATCGAATCAAGATCATCATATCTAGAACATGATTATGAATATATGGACAGTGAAGATGATGAATATGATGATGATATTTACACATAG